The Cucurbita pepo subsp. pepo cultivar mu-cu-16 chromosome LG08, ASM280686v2, whole genome shotgun sequence genome contains a region encoding:
- the LOC111801031 gene encoding NADPH-dependent aldehyde reductase-like protein, chloroplastic, giving the protein MASESGPAVAALPLQDRVVIVTGASRGIGRAIAFHLAALGARIVVNYVSSSAKADRVAAEINSSSATGSGLRAIAWRADVSDPEQVKSLFDTAEQRFGAQVHIMVNCAGISDPTYPYIADTSLEIFDQIFSVNTRGSFLCCREAANRVKRGGGGRIILISSTAVAAATAGIGAYTASKAAVEAMTKVAAKEMRGSKITVNCIAPGATATEMLYGGMDEEAVKRVIEKCPLGRVGEPKDVASFVGFLASDEGEWINGQVMLVNGGIV; this is encoded by the exons ATGGCTTCAGAATCAGGCCCTGCTGTGGCTGCTCTGCCGCTGCAGGATCGAGTGGTCATTGTAACCGGTGCCTCTCGGGGCATCGGCCGAGCCATCGCCTTTCACCTCGCTGCTCTTGGCGCCCGTATTGTTGTCAATTATGTGTCATCCTCGGCCAAAGCTGACCGTGTTGCTGCTGAGATCAATTCATCCTCGGCCACCGGGAGTGGCCTACGAGCCATTGCTTGGCGGGCAGATGTGTCCGATCCAGAGCAAGTGAAGTCGCTGTTTGACACAGCCGAGCAGAGATTTGGCGCCCAAGTCCATATCATGGTTAATTGTGCTGGAATTTCTGATCCTACTTACCCTTATATCGCTGATACTTCACTGGAGATTTTTGACCAGATTTTCAG TGTGAACACGAGGGGAAGTTTCCTGTGCTGCAGAGAAGCAGCAAACAGAGTGAAACGCGGCGGTGGGGGGCGGATAATACTGATATCATCAACCGCGGTGGCAGCAGCAACAGCGGGAATAGGGGCATACACAGCATCAAAGGCGGCGGTGGAGGCAATGACGAAGGTGGCAGCAAAGGAGATGAGAGGGAGCAAAATAACAGTGAACTGCATAGCGCCGGGGGCGACGGCGACGGAGATGTTGTACGGAGGAATGGATGAGGAAGCAGTGAAGAGAGTGATTGAAAAGTGTCCGCTGGGGAGGGTTGGGGAACCCAAAGATGTGGCCTCTTTTGTTGGGTTCTTGGCGTCCGAT